One stretch of Streptomyces peucetius DNA includes these proteins:
- a CDS encoding NUDIX domain-containing protein, which produces MGPKSERVYRTIREWVASGRLKPGEKLPSERTLEKELEIGRTQLRTVLAKLVAENVIESFARSSYRVPSRGVSIERPADMESWQIHGERTVYDNRWVKLALVDVEPPGVERFEHHVVRLHHVSIAAVVDDQDRVLMLWRYRFVPDKWGWELPGGIVDQGEDPHATALREVEEETGWRPDSLDHVVTYQPMVGMVDSPHEIFVGKGAQHVGDPTDIEEAGHVAWVPLSDIPGLMARDELMGSGTLVALLHLLASRGQAAPTASA; this is translated from the coding sequence ATGGGACCGAAGTCGGAGCGGGTCTACCGCACGATTCGCGAGTGGGTGGCCTCGGGCAGGCTTAAGCCCGGCGAGAAGCTGCCCTCTGAGCGCACCCTTGAGAAGGAGCTCGAGATCGGCCGCACGCAGCTGCGTACCGTGCTCGCGAAGCTCGTCGCAGAGAACGTCATCGAGTCGTTCGCCCGTAGCTCCTACCGGGTGCCGTCCCGTGGGGTCAGCATCGAGCGCCCGGCCGACATGGAGTCCTGGCAGATCCACGGTGAGCGGACCGTCTACGACAACCGTTGGGTCAAGCTGGCGCTTGTCGACGTCGAGCCGCCCGGTGTCGAGCGCTTCGAGCATCACGTCGTCCGCCTTCATCACGTCTCGATCGCCGCCGTCGTGGACGACCAGGACCGGGTGCTCATGCTCTGGCGCTACCGCTTCGTCCCGGACAAGTGGGGCTGGGAGCTACCGGGCGGCATCGTCGACCAGGGCGAAGACCCGCACGCCACCGCGCTTCGCGAAGTCGAGGAGGAAACCGGCTGGCGACCCGATTCTCTCGACCACGTCGTCACCTACCAGCCCATGGTGGGCATGGTCGACTCACCGCACGAAATCTTCGTCGGCAAGGGTGCTCAACACGTCGGCGACCCCACCGACATCGAGGAAGCGGGGCACGTCGCTTGGGTGCCGCTGTCGGACATCCCCGGCCTGATGGCCAGGGATGAACTCATGGGCTCCGGCACTCTTGTAGCTCTGCTCCACCTCTTGGCCTCACGTGGGCAGGCGGCTCCTACAGCCTCTGCGTGA
- a CDS encoding DNA methylase: MTSVPSIGLRVLDLCCGAGGAGMGYHLAGFDVVGVDIVEQPNYPFEFHRADAIEFVRAHGADFDLIHASWPCQHHTALTKGTNKGRAYPDLIPAGREALLGTGRPFVIENVQGSPIRPDLTLCGEMFGLAVIRHRLFEIHGFPTLQMPHLPHRGRVAGMRHGRWYAGPYFAVYGQGGGKGTVAQWQAAMGIGWTSSRKELAQAIPPVYTRHVGEQALSHLRSEVPA, translated from the coding sequence ATGACGTCCGTCCCGAGCATCGGCCTGCGCGTTCTGGACCTGTGCTGCGGTGCCGGCGGGGCGGGCATGGGCTATCACCTGGCCGGCTTCGACGTCGTCGGCGTCGACATCGTCGAGCAGCCCAACTACCCCTTCGAGTTCCACCGGGCGGACGCGATCGAGTTCGTCCGCGCGCACGGTGCCGACTTCGACCTCATCCACGCCTCGTGGCCGTGCCAGCACCACACGGCCCTGACCAAAGGCACCAACAAGGGACGCGCGTACCCCGACCTCATCCCCGCCGGCCGTGAGGCTCTGCTCGGCACCGGACGGCCCTTCGTCATCGAGAACGTCCAGGGTTCGCCCATCCGCCCCGACCTGACGTTGTGCGGGGAGATGTTCGGCCTCGCCGTCATCCGTCACCGGCTCTTCGAGATCCACGGCTTCCCGACCCTGCAAATGCCTCACCTGCCGCACCGCGGACGCGTCGCCGGCATGCGCCACGGTCGCTGGTACGCGGGGCCGTACTTCGCCGTGTACGGCCAGGGCGGCGGCAAGGGAACCGTCGCCCAGTGGCAGGCGGCCATGGGCATCGGCTGGACCTCCAGCCGGAAGGAACTCGCACAGGCCATCCCGCCCGTCTACACGCGGCACGTCGGCGAGCAGGCCCTCTCACACCTCCGCTCCGAGGTGCCGGCATGA
- a CDS encoding FtsK/SpoIIIE domain-containing protein, translated as MSTTTLLVLSLVVVAAALVLRRLRPAWYWLSIGVTLAALRVVVRYASVMDACGLTVPPSRLRLTLARLTNRPAPESRPPRILSFRPTRTGLVLRVKLRPGQDAFDFAASTDRLRHSFAMHSVTSREIKSGVVELRMTGYDVLERVQMPAKVEREGLRIPVALREDGAVHYRDYRQVPHSLNLGATKSGKSVYQRHLVKELASRHVALVGIDCKQGVELAPLARRFSALADNPDDAADLLEALVQRMADTYQVIRREQRISADTPDEEITADLWGLPEELRPVPVVLLVDEVAELALFSNTAQKKRRERIITALVRLVQLGRAAGIYVEICGQRFGAELGDGITMLRSQLTGRLSHRVNDEASAKMAFGDISPDAVLATTQIPVERPGLAVAGDSTGGWVRIRTPFTTMRQAVNACTANAHRTPVLDGLDSFRPVLPDLTPVEIPAPASTTKPLTA; from the coding sequence ATGTCGACCACGACGCTCCTCGTCTTAAGTCTGGTGGTGGTCGCCGCGGCTCTGGTGCTGCGGCGGCTGCGCCCGGCCTGGTACTGGCTGAGCATCGGCGTCACGCTCGCCGCCCTGCGGGTGGTGGTCCGGTACGCCTCGGTCATGGACGCGTGCGGGCTGACCGTTCCGCCGTCCCGGCTGCGGCTCACCCTCGCCCGGCTCACCAACCGTCCGGCCCCGGAATCCCGGCCGCCGCGCATCCTCAGCTTCCGCCCGACCCGCACCGGGCTGGTGCTGCGGGTCAAGCTGCGGCCCGGTCAGGACGCGTTCGACTTCGCGGCCTCCACGGACCGTCTGCGGCACTCGTTCGCCATGCACAGTGTCACGTCCCGGGAGATCAAGTCGGGTGTGGTCGAGCTGCGCATGACCGGCTACGACGTCCTGGAACGGGTGCAGATGCCCGCCAAGGTCGAGCGGGAAGGGCTCCGTATCCCGGTTGCGCTGCGGGAGGACGGAGCAGTCCACTACCGCGACTACCGGCAGGTGCCGCACTCGCTGAACCTCGGCGCGACGAAGTCGGGCAAGTCCGTCTACCAACGCCACCTGGTCAAGGAACTCGCCTCCCGGCACGTCGCGCTGGTCGGCATCGACTGCAAGCAAGGGGTGGAACTCGCCCCGCTGGCCCGCCGGTTCTCCGCACTGGCCGACAACCCGGACGATGCCGCCGACCTGCTGGAAGCACTCGTCCAGCGCATGGCCGACACGTACCAGGTGATCCGGCGCGAGCAGCGCATCAGCGCGGACACCCCGGACGAGGAGATCACCGCCGACCTGTGGGGCCTCCCGGAAGAGTTGCGGCCGGTGCCGGTCGTCCTCCTGGTGGACGAGGTCGCCGAACTGGCGCTGTTCTCCAACACGGCGCAGAAGAAGCGCCGCGAGCGGATCATCACCGCACTCGTGCGCCTCGTCCAGCTCGGCCGTGCTGCCGGCATCTACGTGGAGATCTGCGGGCAGCGCTTCGGCGCCGAACTCGGGGACGGCATCACCATGCTCCGTTCCCAGCTCACCGGCCGCCTCTCGCACCGGGTCAACGATGAAGCCTCCGCCAAGATGGCCTTCGGCGACATCTCCCCCGATGCGGTGCTGGCCACGACACAAATCCCGGTCGAGCGGCCCGGCCTGGCGGTGGCCGGTGACTCCACGGGCGGCTGGGTCCGCATCCGCACCCCGTTCACGACGATGCGCCAGGCCGTGAACGCCTGCACCGCCAACGCTCACCGCACCCCCGTCCTCGACGGCCTGGACTCCTTCCGCCCGGTCCTGCCGGACCTGACCCCGGTCGAGATCCCCGCCCCGGCCTCGACGACCAAGCCTCTCACCGCCTGA
- a CDS encoding DUF2637 domain-containing protein, protein MFRSIRLDAVLVQAVIAGALSFAHLHDLAAAAGQDGWKAWAYPISVDLLLVAAWRRLRTLRAQGEPARAAWTWFAVALAASLGANVATAGLLDLNDVPDWLRILVAGWPALAFLGGTLLVHSPTTPTTPDAAPVEPVTVPAEPDPGPVADAVEPALEPVPALPAAPPPADVPPALVDHARKLADAHRATTGSPIDGATLRDRLGLPGPMADQLAAHLA, encoded by the coding sequence ATGTTCCGCTCGATCCGCCTGGACGCCGTCCTTGTGCAAGCCGTGATCGCCGGTGCCCTGTCCTTCGCCCACCTGCACGACCTCGCCGCCGCTGCCGGACAGGACGGCTGGAAAGCCTGGGCCTACCCCATCTCCGTCGACCTGCTGCTCGTCGCCGCCTGGCGACGCCTTCGCACCCTGCGCGCACAAGGAGAACCGGCCCGCGCCGCGTGGACCTGGTTCGCCGTCGCCCTCGCGGCCTCACTCGGGGCGAACGTCGCCACCGCGGGCCTGCTCGACCTGAACGACGTGCCCGACTGGCTGCGCATCCTCGTCGCCGGATGGCCCGCCCTGGCCTTCCTCGGCGGCACCCTCCTCGTCCACTCACCCACCACCCCAACCACTCCCGACGCTGCGCCGGTCGAGCCGGTGACTGTGCCGGCCGAACCCGACCCGGGCCCCGTGGCGGATGCGGTCGAACCTGCCCTGGAGCCGGTGCCGGCCCTGCCCGCCGCACCACCCCCGGCTGATGTGCCGCCTGCGCTGGTCGACCACGCCCGCAAGCTCGCCGACGCCCACCGCGCTACGACCGGCAGCCCGATCGACGGCGCCACCCTGCGTGACCGCTTGGGTCTGCCCGGCCCGATGGCCGACCAGCTCGCCGCCCACCTCGCCTGA
- a CDS encoding mobile element transfer protein, giving the protein MPARDFFHSVMRIGPVQIGTHRDRHGRTKHAAVCSRDNCGWSADYSTQSAAQLAARTHRCRAN; this is encoded by the coding sequence ATGCCCGCACGTGACTTCTTCCACTCCGTGATGCGGATCGGCCCCGTGCAGATCGGCACCCACCGCGACCGGCACGGCCGCACCAAGCACGCCGCCGTCTGCTCCCGCGACAACTGCGGCTGGTCCGCCGACTACTCCACCCAGTCGGCCGCCCAGCTTGCCGCCCGCACCCACCGCTGCCGCGCCAACTAA
- a CDS encoding helix-turn-helix domain-containing protein, with protein sequence MLNRLREVRNGREWSQARLIHEIEQYARRHALDIGSTASLRVYVSEWENGKRPISERYAQILRPVLGVTDEELFGRHTPTAPPPAVGGYDELISRIDSARNVSLTMVKTFMDQTELLRTVDRQMGAATLVDQMTGHLATLEDALTFAVLPETRRPVALALAGAATLAAWQALDAGGVERAWRHYELGKRAAQEAGEPMYLAHATAEQAYVLNDAGRPETAVALVREAQRLGGSQVSPRLQAWLYAAEAELCANAGMVDDCRRALEKADAALPDGAEARDPDMLSIFLNGGHLARWRGSSLALLGEDDALSSLYSALDEADPTFIRATSGLRCNLAQAHLARDEHAQAQEHLQQARLLAKRTGSVRHLRRIEQLTQRL encoded by the coding sequence GTGCTCAACCGGCTGCGAGAGGTGAGGAACGGGCGCGAGTGGTCCCAAGCGCGTCTCATCCACGAGATCGAGCAGTACGCGAGACGCCATGCACTCGACATCGGCTCGACCGCCAGCCTGCGCGTCTACGTCTCGGAGTGGGAGAACGGCAAGCGCCCCATCAGCGAGCGCTACGCGCAGATTCTGCGGCCCGTCTTGGGCGTCACCGATGAGGAGCTGTTCGGCCGGCACACTCCGACCGCGCCGCCCCCGGCAGTCGGCGGCTATGACGAGCTGATCAGCCGTATCGACTCAGCCCGGAACGTCAGTCTCACCATGGTGAAGACCTTCATGGACCAGACCGAGTTGCTGCGCACGGTCGACCGCCAGATGGGCGCGGCAACGCTCGTTGATCAGATGACCGGACATCTGGCGACCCTCGAAGACGCCCTGACGTTCGCCGTCCTGCCCGAGACCCGCCGCCCGGTAGCTCTAGCCCTGGCCGGTGCCGCCACCCTCGCAGCCTGGCAGGCCCTCGATGCAGGAGGCGTCGAAAGGGCCTGGCGCCACTACGAGTTGGGCAAGCGGGCAGCGCAGGAAGCAGGCGAGCCGATGTATCTCGCCCACGCCACGGCCGAGCAGGCGTACGTGCTCAACGACGCAGGCCGCCCAGAGACCGCGGTCGCTCTCGTACGCGAAGCCCAGCGGCTCGGCGGGAGCCAGGTGTCGCCACGATTGCAGGCATGGCTGTACGCAGCCGAAGCGGAACTCTGCGCCAACGCAGGCATGGTCGATGACTGCCGGCGGGCACTCGAAAAGGCCGACGCAGCCCTGCCCGACGGGGCGGAGGCCCGCGACCCGGACATGCTGAGCATCTTCCTGAACGGCGGACACTTGGCCCGGTGGCGCGGAAGTTCCCTCGCACTGCTGGGCGAGGACGACGCGCTCAGCAGTCTGTACAGCGCCCTTGATGAAGCCGACCCAACGTTCATCCGGGCCACATCAGGGCTGCGATGCAACCTTGCCCAAGCTCACCTTGCACGCGACGAGCATGCCCAGGCGCAGGAGCACCTACAGCAGGCCCGGTTGCTGGCGAAGCGCACCGGGTCAGTTCGCCACTTGCGCCGCATCGAGCAGCTCACGCAGAGGCTGTAG
- a CDS encoding SpdD-like protein, translating to MLRPRIPTMPTPTGIVSPLIHPAASAPVEQLQPATGCACQHTAPAVVPAPAAQAAPAVRLSPAGLLVAVGGGAAVVLVVGAVLVSMLLAVAITAASVAVCAVVLRSMVNDTAGTARHR from the coding sequence ATGCTCCGCCCGCGTATCCCGACCATGCCGACCCCGACCGGCATCGTCTCCCCGCTCATCCACCCGGCCGCCTCGGCCCCGGTCGAACAGCTCCAGCCCGCCACCGGGTGCGCCTGCCAGCACACCGCCCCGGCCGTCGTCCCGGCCCCGGCTGCTCAGGCGGCGCCCGCGGTCCGGCTCAGCCCGGCCGGCCTTCTGGTCGCTGTCGGTGGCGGTGCCGCGGTCGTCCTGGTGGTCGGCGCGGTCCTGGTCTCCATGCTCCTCGCGGTCGCCATCACGGCCGCCTCGGTCGCCGTCTGCGCCGTCGTCCTGCGCTCCATGGTCAACGACACCGCGGGCACCGCGCGCCATCGCTGA
- a CDS encoding replication initiator, which produces MPGLMRQLRGLGGCTTPIRLDGHRTDVHTTTGEILHHITAADLPAGNLLVRCNNRRATRCPACAETYRRDTYQLITAGLRGGKGTPERVATHPRVFATFTAPSFGPVHNRPTRGRCRCGTTHPADAPELGTPLDPERYDYEAAVLWNAHASKIWARFSIYLRREVAKRAGLSQRAFKEHARVSFAKVAEYQRRGAIHFHAVIRLDGPDGGDTPPPAWATAELLADAIRAAAAAADVPGPVVDGRAHTFAFGTQLDIRPIRSADFDGPTELTERAVAAYIAKYATKGAETATGTLDRPIRFLAELGRKSIPEHARRLIRTAWTLGARKDLEDLRLRAWAHMLGFRGHFSTKTRRYSTTLGALRQARAEWRRLQAAIAREDQNTVPAEPQDDDTTLVLTHWTFAGTGLGRAEEWLAASLTPDTTDMEGAAA; this is translated from the coding sequence ATGCCCGGTCTCATGCGCCAGCTCCGCGGCCTGGGCGGCTGCACCACCCCGATCCGCCTCGATGGCCACCGCACCGACGTCCACACCACCACCGGCGAGATCCTGCACCACATCACCGCGGCCGACCTGCCCGCCGGGAACCTCCTCGTACGCTGCAACAACCGCCGCGCCACCCGCTGCCCGGCCTGCGCCGAGACCTACCGCCGCGACACCTACCAGCTCATCACCGCAGGCCTCCGCGGCGGCAAGGGCACCCCCGAACGCGTCGCCACCCACCCCAGGGTGTTCGCCACCTTCACCGCCCCCAGCTTCGGCCCCGTCCACAACCGACCCACCCGCGGCCGCTGCCGCTGCGGCACCACCCACCCCGCCGACGCACCCGAACTGGGTACGCCGCTCGACCCGGAACGCTACGACTACGAAGCGGCCGTGCTCTGGAACGCGCACGCCTCCAAGATCTGGGCCCGGTTCTCCATCTACCTGCGCCGCGAAGTCGCCAAGCGCGCCGGGCTGTCTCAGCGGGCCTTCAAGGAGCACGCCCGTGTCTCCTTCGCCAAGGTCGCCGAGTACCAGCGCCGCGGGGCGATCCACTTCCACGCCGTGATCCGCCTCGACGGTCCCGATGGCGGCGACACCCCGCCCCCGGCCTGGGCCACCGCCGAACTACTCGCCGACGCCATCCGCGCCGCCGCTGCTGCTGCTGACGTGCCCGGCCCCGTCGTGGACGGCCGCGCCCACACGTTCGCCTTCGGTACCCAGCTCGACATCCGCCCCATCCGCTCCGCCGACTTCGACGGCCCCACCGAACTGACCGAACGGGCTGTCGCCGCCTACATCGCCAAGTACGCCACCAAAGGAGCAGAGACCGCGACCGGCACCCTCGACCGCCCCATCCGCTTCCTCGCCGAACTCGGCCGCAAGTCCATCCCCGAACACGCCCGCCGACTCATCCGCACCGCCTGGACCCTCGGCGCCCGCAAGGACCTGGAAGACCTCCGCCTCCGCGCCTGGGCCCACATGCTCGGCTTCCGCGGCCACTTCTCCACCAAGACCCGCCGCTACTCCACCACCCTCGGCGCACTCCGCCAGGCACGCGCCGAATGGCGACGCCTCCAAGCCGCCATCGCCCGCGAAGACCAGAACACCGTGCCGGCCGAACCGCAGGACGACGACACCACCCTCGTCCTCACGCACTGGACCTTCGCCGGAACCGGCCTCGGCCGCGCCGAGGAATGGCTCGCCGCCTCACTCACACCCGACACCACCGATATGGAAGGAGCCGCAGCATGA